AAACCACAATGAATTCTTTATGTTGTGAATAGTTAACGAGATTGCCTATTGGTAGAAACTAGAAAACCACAATCGTATACTCAAAATTTGCATTTGGAACTCACATCTCCTATAGTATCTTTTCATTCTCTTTAGTGTATAAAATCTCTTCATTCTCTTTAGTGTACAAAATTTTCCCTCAAGCACAAACTACTGGTTAGAAAAAAGAAAGAATGGGAATGGAAAAAGGTTGTGTTTGTATGAGCTGATTGAGGTCAGTCTATGAAAGTGAAAATATTGACCAAGGGCGGAAATCAAGAAAGCTGGAGAGCAATCTGCTGAAGAAGTACCTTCTTTTGAGCAGCAGTTATGAGATCTTTACATTCAGCATCCACCAAAACCTCTGTCATAATTGCAGCCGCGTGACCTCTAGGCCCGTTGGACCCTGACGCCTTCTTCAGCATGAACATCTGGAAACAAACAGTATGGAGATTTAAGAGGCCAGATTGAAATAAGAATTAATCCTTCTAAATTTGATCCAGAAATTCCCTTTTGAATTTCAATGAGAAAGACAATTAACTCAGCAAGCGAGTTACAAACACATTTGTGCTGAAACTTGAAAGTTGCATAAAACTTTGGATGGAAGCATATAACTGGAAATTATTTTCATAGATCACAACTAGAAGAAAAAGTCTGAGAGACATAAATTACGACATTTTAGATGAAATACGGAAAATTATTATTTGTGTTTGACACTTCAAAGAAGTTATATCCACATGTAGAGGAACCCAATGTTGTCAAAGGCGATTATTTGTGTTTGACACTTCAAAGAAGTTATATCCACATGTAGAGGAACCCAATGTTGTCAAAGGCTCATTTAAGGCGCGCTTAAGCTGTGAAGCTCAACAAAGCTCAGGAAGGGTGCTTCGCCTCGCTTACGATGCGCTTCAGTGTAGGCAAGGCACTAAGGCGTGTGCCCTCTTGCCCATGAGTTCTATATTGAATCGAGAGTACTAAACAACAAATATAATTTGCAAATAAGTGTATTAGTTGTTGAGGAAAACATTATAAATGaacttgtttctttttttttttgaactacacataattattttaactttttccTTCATTGCGCCTGTTTTAATAAAGCCCGCACTTTAgttgcgctttgcgcttaaagcccccaATATATCTGGAGGGCTTTTTAGAGCTTCTTGCCTTTGACAACGCTGGAGGAACCGAGATTGCAATGTACCCTGAACTCAAAATGCTAGTAGAAAGGAGATAATTAGACACTACAAGCCTCTTCTGTAAAGGTAATAGAATTAGTTGGATTGTAATTCATGAAAATTGATAAATCTTCAAGCACCATTAACATGGAGCAGTAACTATTTCAATCAAAAGAAATAAAATCACCCAAAAAAATAGCTTGCGTGCTTTACAGCAGAATACCAAGCTAGACTAAGAGTGAGCTGGGCCACCTTAGGATGTCACAACAATTTAGGGTGAAATAACTACTAAATAAATAAGCTTAGATTTACTCATATGCATCAAAATGTGGAAAGAAAAGGGCACACAACCCATTTTGTGGTGTCCAATTTATGTTGAGTTCAGCCTTGTGCAGCATTTAAGTGTAAAACCAGAAGAAAATAGATACTAATACCATGGTATGCTCTTAAAGCAAATAAAGATGGGTATTTTGAAGTTATCAACAACCTGACTCTTTGTAAAGTCAAACGCCATAAGCAAATAAAAGTTTTCCCATTCTTAAATCTACAGTTTCAGAAATATCCATTTGATCAATAGTCAGAATTCAGGCCAGACACATACCAAGATCAAATCATAAAAATATCAGCACCTACTTCATTAATTTGTATATAACGTCCTGTCATTTCAGGATTTTTGTGAACTAGACCAAGGAAATTTAGATACCTGTTCATGATGTGTTATTTCTAAACAACCCGGTTGCTGTATGAAAGGCTCCCCATCAATTTGAACGGGGAAAGGACTAGAAGCATGTATCTTTACAGTTCCCCCTTGGGCTAGCCTCCTCGCTTGAGAAAGTCCTACCTACAAGTCAAAGATTGTAAGAAGGAAAGTAAAATAGTAGAAGAAGACGGAAAGCAGGAGGGAGGGGGGGATGAAAGATGCAGACTAAGGTTAATCTCAGTAAGTAGTTGAAGGAAAATGCTGTCAGTATACATACTTAAATTTGGATATTCAAGAGAGAAGTTTCAAGAGTAAGTGCCAGGGAAGCAGGCACCTAGTCCTCAAGAGTGTTCAATGTCAAAAGGTTGATATGTAAAGATCCAGATAACACGTTACACACAGGTACATAACAAGGTGATAAAGACACGTTTACATGTAAGTATTATTTGGTTATCTACATCTGTTTATGTAAACCATGAACCACAAATTTTATCATTGAATGTTGCTGCTTTGAAGGTCTAAGTTTTTCAGAAAGGATGCAGCTTTTCCATGACATTAATTAAGAAATCCAAAATATTCTAATAAATCCACATCAGCATCCAAAAGCTGTACAACAAGAGAAGCAGGGAAGCAGAAGGCAAGAGGAAAACAGCAGGGCAAGGAATCACGTTTTCTTgccctttttctcttcttttttctgtCTTCTCCAAAGGCAAAATAACCAATCTACTTTAATTGGGTGACAGCCTGATAGGAAATTCCATACTCGTGTCTCCTAATCGTGTCAGGTTGACATGGCACATGGGTGGTTCAGGCAAAGCAACTCCATGTGTGTctgatatgtgtgtgtgtgagagagagagaaagagagagagagagagagagagagagagagaggaattTTTTATAGAGATTTTTGGTGGGCGGAATAAGTTTGCTTAAATTTTGCTTCTTCAATTGTTTAACAAGATATTTCTGGAATTTGTTAACTCATTCCAAATGGTCAAAACCAAGTTGCTAAAGAAGAATTTTCACACTCTTCGTAGTCTTAGTGAGAACAATCAATTGCGAGCAGAAAGGCAAATGTTAAATCTCCAAGCCAAAGATCACATAATGCTATATAACGGAGGACTAACATTGACAAGAAAACATGTACTATTTAAGAAGGAAAGAACAATAAGAGGGGAGAATTCGCTTTGACTAAACTATTCCCTAGATACACATGTCATGTTATTTCGCAATTGAATCAATTTAGAAATTTAAAACAGAAATCCAATCTACAAGAAAATCTTCCAACACATGCTAAAATTCTTAGATGGGTCAAAAGCAAAAGTGAGAATTTGATGAATAGATAGAAAAGAAGAAGCTTTCCACACCTGTAGCTTGCCAAGGTGCCATGCTCCAGAAACACTAACAACTTCAAGTACTTTGTCATGCATCGACTGGTCGTTGAAGTCATCGTCATGCTCGAAATCATTTTGCCACAGATCAACTCCACCCATATAGCTACCGATATTCAGCACAATCAAGCCCTCAGTATCCTGATCGAATTATAAATAAGGGGATTGATTAGGAATTACAAATGGGAAAGCAAGAAAAAGTTTGACTTCCAGATTTTGCAATGTGTATACCTTGGGGATCTCTACGTCCTTCCCATCAACTTCAAGCCATACTTGCCATGGCAAATCTGCACAAGTTCTGCCCATTATATCTCTAGCACCTTCTTTTGCATATCGCAATTTATTTACAAACTGTAGGAGAAACTTGattagacacacacacacacacacacacacaagcaGCAAATTGCGagatgaatttaattaatatagaGGGAAACTAAAGCATAGTGATCTATTGACAACATGCAATCAGAATCAATTATCTTCAACAATGTCCGTTAAGGATTTGCCATTGTTTTTCTGCATATTATTTCCCATTGAAATATATGGGCAACTGGAAAAATGATTCCCAAGGGCATATAAATATATACACTCACATATTAAGTTATAAAACAATTGTAGCTTAGAGATCACTGAGGCACAAAATGGCATGTTCATACCTGACTATTAAACTTCTCAGGGTTTTCTTCCCTGTTCATATGAAATTCATATGCAACCTTTGCATCACATCCTATACCTGTAGCAGAAAAGCTTCCGGTAATTAAATAGATCCAAAGGTACTAGTTAAAGGACATGCAAGTGGTGTCTAGAGAGCGCATTGCtgatatatatatactaaaaGGCAGGTCCAAGCATCATATCTAAAAGTAGCACAAATAGAAGGGTCTTTTCATTGTATTCTTGGCTAGCATCAAAAGCCCCCTTCCCCCCATCCTATGGCAGGCAAATGGCATCCAAACCCCAAATCAAATAAGAAAACAAGTCACAATGTGGAAACAGATGGAAGTTTACCCAAGTAATTCAGCATGAACTTTGATTGCACCTTAGGGGTGTCATGAGCAGATTTTTCTTCAGTTATGTTGACTTTCCAACGATCAAGCATTGTAACGGCAGCATGGTTCAAATCGTGCAGAAAGGGTCTTAATCCACCTTGCCCTTCAACCATTGCAAATCCACCACCCCATTGCAGGACCCTAGACAAATCATTTCCAGTTCCCAAAGGAAGAACTGCTACTGGTGGAGGTGACTCAAAGTTATGCCGCTCAATAGCATCAAGGACCCAAGCAACAGTCCCATCACCACCACAGACCAAGACCCGAAAGTATTGCAAGTTACTAAATAATTCTAAACCAGCTTCAGGTCCTTGGGACTGACCAAGTTCAAATACCTGCATTTATGAAAATGAAGTTTTTATGCAATCTGAACGTTCGAACACACAGACAACACTTGCCATGACGGATAAATTACAAGACAAAAGGAGGataactgttttttttttttttgataaggtaaaaagGAGGACAACTATTGAAAATGCCTTCAGGTAATTTTCTAAGATATAACTTCATAATTAAACAAACAACTCCAGAACTTAGAATATTCCAAGTTacaaaatgaactcaaaataagGAGGAAAATGAGGATGGAGATAGATGGTCAGCCATCACTTAGATCACATTCTAAATGAAGAAGACAGGTCAGAGAGAACGAGCATTAGTGACTTGGATATGACGTCCATCCTAATCAAAGTAAAAGGTAGGGCCAAGATCTAGCTCAAATAGGCATAACCATAAGCTGTCCACTGCAGCTACTAAATAACAATTCCACTAAACAGAATGGGTAAGTTACAAACTATGACAAAAGCCTTTTGCCCCAACTTTAACTGTCATTCTTTCTGTTTTGGGTAGTCCAAAATTTGTAACCACATTCCTAAAAAAGGGAAACTTGCTCCCTTCACTCttcatattttctcaaaagttTATATTAAGCCCACTTGTAATATTAAAACAAGCAAATATTTCAAAAAGTTAAGCTTAACTTCAGAGTTGCAATCACTTTCATTTACATAATGCAAAACTTCAACTGTTACCTCCACAGTTGTGCCCTAAGAAATTAGCATACCTTAATTAGACCATAAGAATTATCTATTAGATGATTAATTTTGAGCTAGGTAACATGTTTAGGACATGAACTGTCATTTAGATAAAGACAAATGATACCAGAGGCCGTTAACTATCTAAAAAGTCTAAATTAGGCCTTTATATAATATTAATCATAAATAAGCCTTAAAGCTCCCATTTAGCTTCACACAACCATTGGTATCATATACTATTGGCAGAGTATCAAATTTTCTGTAGATTATAACTTCATAATAAAACAAACGACTCCAGAATTCATATTATTCCAAGTTacaaaatgaactcaaaattaCGAGGAAAATGAGGATGGAGATAGATGCTCAGCCATCACTTAGATCACATTCTAAATGAAGAAGACAGGTCAGAGAGAACGAGCATTAGTGACTTGGATATGAGGTTTATCCTGCTCAAAGCAAAAGATAGGGCCAAGCTCTAGCTCAAGTAGGCATAAACATAAACTGTCAGCTGCGGCTACTAAATAACAATTCCACTAAACAGAATGGGTAAATTACAAACTATGACAAAATCCTTTTGTTCCAACTAGCTGCCACTCTTTCTGTTTTGGGTAGTCCAATATTTTGTAACCACATTCCTAAAAAAAGGGGAAACTTGCTCCCTTCACTCTTCATATTTTCTCAATAGTTTATATTAAGCCCACTTTTATATTAAAACAAGCACATATTTCAAAAAGTTAAGCTTAAATTCACCGTTGCAATCACTTTTTTTTTACATCCTGCAAAACTTCAACTGTTACCTCCACAATTGTGCCCAAAGAAAATAGCATACCTAAATTAAATCATAAGAAATATCTATTAGATGATCTATTTTGAGTTAGTAAAAAGTTTAGGACATGAACTGTCATTTAGATAAAGGCAAAAGATATCAGAGGCCCTTAACTATCTAAATAGTCTAAATTATGCCTTTATATAATATCTAATCATAAATAAGCCTTAAAGGCCGCATTTAGCTTCACACAACCATTGGTATCGTATACTATTGGCAGAGTATCAAATTTCTTAACATATTGGTATTTTTCTCTTGCTATCCAAAGCGGTGCCAGTTGTCTCTCCAATCTCTCTTTATTTGCAACTAAATTGCAATAAGAATAAGAATAAGGGAAGAAAAGAGAGGGCTCATATTAGTTACATATAGAACAACAAAACAAGCAAATTGCGGGTTTTCCCTTTTTCTTAAAGTTGTCGGAGATGATTATAGCGTTAGAATTTACAAACAGTTCCTATTTCTTCTTTTCCTGCTCTTATTGCAAATAgcaaatagagggagcaataggATAAACTGGCACCAACTTTCATTGCAAAAAAAGGGAAATGCCTTGAATTAAACACTTTGATAAAGGTAGATGATATATGTGGTTCTATATATAATTTAAGAGTTCGGCTCTGACCAAAAGAGTACAAGAGCCTAGTTAAGCCATCTAGATAGTTTAGAACATACGCTATCATTTGCTCATTAGCTAATTATTCCAGTTATTCCCTTTTAAACTAAAGCTGTGATATGCAGGAGTACTTGCAACTCTTAGCCTTAAATTGAAATTTCACCTGAACAGGATTCAACAGCATGTTTAATCTCCTTCTAAGAGCAGGACCATTTTGAGCTCCGCTTTTAGTgttaatgaaaactaaaagagGTCTAGCATCATGAGGCAAATCCACTAGCGCATACTTTTTAGATCTGCCCAAGATTCTACTTTCCTGCTTGTTCCAGGCCAACCCATTCTGGCTACCTTTTCTGCCACCCAGCTTGTTACATTTTATAGAGTAGCCGTTATTCTTCTCATTGTTGGAAAGCTTCAAAGCCACCAGGGATCTAATCACATATTCCAAAGCTCTTTTTGCAGCACAACTGCCTTGCGCTTTACCATTTATGAGGTCATTTCCATGTTTGTTCCGATGACGCTTTCGTCTGATGTGCCCATTGGTATTCATTTTATCTGCCAGAGAACTTAAGATTGCACCATCTTTAGTTTCAGCTTCTACATCTTTAACATAGAGTGGAGAAAGAATAAGCCTTCTGAGAGGACCCAGATCACAAATATCACCAGATTCTTCAGACATCTTGGCATGGCATTTGACATGTATCAATCGTTGACACCATAAACAATACCAAGTTGGAGATGCATCAAGGAAAGGCACACCACAAGGTTCATCACAGTAGAAACAAAAGGCAGACATCTCAGGATTCTCATCCAAGTCGGTCCATCTTTCAGACCAATGGTGCCGGACATGGCTTAAACCAGCCTGTGCAACACACTTGCAATCCTTTGCGGCAAACTGAGAACAACGAAAATGGGCTGCGACACCACAAATAGCGCAACGATGAACTGGAAATCGTGATGCAGCTTTTGTACCTAAGGTATGCGGAGAAACGAGTGATGTGAGGCACACGCTGCATGTGGAAGGCTGTACACCATAAGCAAAATCTTCAATCCATGTATGATGGGATAAGGGAACCTTCAGCTTCTCCCACACTTGCTTCTTTGCTACAGCAGCAGCTTTAACCCAATTGAGAGATGTCTTCCGTTGCCATTTAAGAAAAACATATATGACTGCCAGGAGTCCAAGAGATCCGGTAACCAACCATGCAAAGATATAGGAACCAAAATAATACCAACTGTTCAGCAACCTCAATAATGAAACACTGATATCAACCATTGTTAAGACAATGTCTCATTATTCTTCCTCAATTCTCATTAGAAGCCTGGAGACAATTTGCTATGGAGCCAATTCTGGTAATTGAAACCTTAACCTGCCAAAAGAACTTTCTTTATTTACAAAACAAGAGAAGCAAAGTCTATTTCcccaaaaaagaagaaagaatccAGAAAAGTTTTAGTAGAATAGTATAATATCACATGAATGTGCCAGAAATATTAAACTACATCCAGAAATATCTCATACACTAAAAAGCAAATAATCACCAAAGACAATTGTATCCGTAAATGAGCAAGATAAAAGACAATGCATCGAAACTTCTCCTGTCCAATTGCATTTCCATCAGAGAATTCTATCAAATGATATCTCAGAACTGAGACGAGGTAGGTGAAGCTACACATGATATAGAATAAGACTATTGGTTTGTGAAAACATAACAAACGAGCTTGTCTTCCATAAGGGCCATTGCGCTATTGTAAATTCTAACAAACATGATTTGACCTCAATAGATTCTAAAACAAAATTCAAGCACGTATAGTGGAGTTGCTAGTAGGTACAAGTAATAAGCCATGTTTTAAGGTGCAATGGAACAGTGCAAAATATTATATATCCATCATAATTCATAGGTTATGACATCCATTAGAAATAAAAGAAGTAAATTGAACTGAACCTCAATCGTCATTTGGGTTTAAACACAAAACTCAAAAGAAACAAGTCCCGAAAAAAGGTCCACATTCTACACCCccacccaccaccaccaccaccacctaaTAAGAGGGTGGCAAgagagaaccatgaggtctcaagTTTAAAGTTCAGTGGAGGCAAAAAAAAAATAACTAGGTGATCTTTCTCCGTCTGCCTAAGCCATGGGGGTAGAGTTACCCAGTACATTGAGGTAACAAGTAATTGATGGAATAGTCGAAGTGTCGCAAGCTGGCCCAGACACCACGGttataaaaagggaaaaaaaatatGGTAAGGAGTAGAATTGCCCCAAATCACCACTGTCCTACATCATTCAAAATCCTCAATAATTTTGCACTTTATGGATAAAAAAACTGCCTAATTCACAATGGAAACCTAGATTAAATTTGTGTACATCCCAAACCACACAACCTTAAAACTAAACTGATACTATAAAGCTATACTATACAATCAGAAACCAAATAAAAAACATAATTTCTATCAAGATAAATACCCATAGCCATCACAAAAAACAAATAGATgtctatatatattcacatgaaACAATATTAGCTCATAtcaaatcaatcaatcaattaatCAGCATACAGaattggtctgcaaattgaacttAGATCTACAAATTAGAATTACATACATATATGAGGACTGATTCAAAATACATtatactaaaaaaaataaaaagtggaAATTAAGGGTGCGAGATCGGGAACCTGAATAAGCGGCAAAAGGGATTTGTGGATGAAAAGGAAAAGCGAAATGGGTTTGTCTCAGAATTCGACATTTAATGGAATATTCAGAGATCAGAAAATTTCTGTAGAATCTGTATTTATACGTAAAAATGTCAATGTACATTGGCTGAAAAAAAGTTTCACGTGAAGAAAATTCTAAGtatttaaatttaaaaggaaaaataaaaagagagaagaagaaaaagtgaAAGCAACCTTTAAAGGCGGGACTTCGATCTCTAAAGCTAGAAACACGATCAAAAATGTATATATTTCTCGTtagttttctcttttttcttaatcTTTTCTTTTAGGGGATTACTAAATGAGAAATTATGATactttttacttttcattttatgTGGTTAGGTCAGTTAATTCAATTTTTTAATGTAAATTGGAACGTAGAATATTTGAATTTTCAGATCGCAAAACATTTACTACAAATTACAATCCTCCTTTAATGTTTATTTACTCACAGGTTTAGTTGATCCAACTTCACGTCTGCCGACCCTTTTAAATTTCAACTCGAGAACGCCATATGACTTTTGTAGTTTGTATATTATAATATGTTGAATTGAACTCAGGCCTGGTTAATTTGAACGGGTATAATTAATAGTGAAGTATTTGTAGTGTTTGTATGTATTACCAGGGAATTGGGTCAAGAGTTTTCGAATGAACTTATCGAATTTATTTAAGTGAACTTAATATCCTGGTTGAACACAATTGGCCAAATGAGATGACGTGGCAAGATGGTCTCGGGGGTAAAACGTTATTTGGTGGTCTGGAGTTCGAAACGTAAATACAAAATCAGTCGGCATTTTTGTTTAAATTTCTCTTTTATGTCACCGTGCCTACTGCAAATGTGGACATGCGCGTCCAGTCAATGCTACCGCAACAccttattagtttatttattccaAAAGTGTGTTCTATTTTTTAAAATCTCCAttcttctttttctattttattttatatttgataataattaCTCAAATTCAGTAGGAATTATTCTACTATATATAACTTCAAAACATCAAAAATTTCTCCAGAGTGAACCAAACATCATTTTGCCTAACATTACGCAAGTCactaaaattatttataattacttgtgtttaccctcaaaaacggataataattgaatttatatgtggttttaaggatatgcagaTTAATTCAATTCAAACATAAAACAAATAAAGgatgtaataaattgtcaaaccaatcaAGAGGAGTGATCCCGGACTTAGTAATAGCTTAATGAAATATctgccttcgatcccgggctcACGTTACTGGTGATttgatgaacaaaaataagaactttgaataacagagtaaataagagtatattgccttgatatgcgtgttacaatgtgtttaatgaataaccagaccccctttatatagtaagagaggtttaccctaagtacaattccataaaaggtaaaaatcttctgttAACTAATTACCGGTTCTCTGCCGATACGTGTCGTGATATCCGGCTGGTCACGGATATCATGACCTTTTGTTGGTCGTACTTGATtatctggtaatgctctccgaggcTTTTGGGATTCGAACCAGACCTGGGGGTCATGGCCCCGATACtcccgagggcaggtgtttttCCTGGACCCCGGATTATGGGGCTCTTGCCTCGATTCCGGTTTCTTGCTCCGTTCGCTTCATCAGAAATCGAGGCGTCCCATGggctcggtttcacccgtatacagatagtcccctcgtttctcggagagtaagtttACGGAAACGATGAGAAACGACATAAGCACTTCGATTTCGTCTTCAATATGCCGTGACAGAAATGACAAAGAATCTAAAACGTCCTGTCAATCGCGTCATAATGACTTCAAACGCGTGTCGGCCATCGGCAGACCATCCCTGGACTCGAAACAGCACGAAGCCTCTATAAATACTCCTCACCTTCGTTCATTTTTTATcttttgaccaagcttctaccttcAAAACTTCAGGATATCACTACCCTTCTTTATACTCCAATATTTTTACCTCAGTTCTTCAATATTTCTAAGCAAATTGTAAGCTTTCacttattttctatccaaaccaACACACTTGATTTCTCAGCAAAGCTTTTGCCTTTcatcttccaacctttcttcatattcttcAAGCTTTTTCCAGACaacaatggcgaaaacttccaaaatcATTCCCCAAAACGTTGCTTCTTCATCTTCACAGCCGACCACCGAAGTCGAGGAGATCGCCCACGATGTGGTTGACCTCGAGAGGTTCGCTCCGGGCACGGCTACCGATGAACTGGAAGCCAACATCCCTTGAAAATGTTCGTCCCCGGAGGGTGTTCAGTCGCGGACGACTTTAAGGTCAAAAAGCCCTCATTGGTGCAAGGCCAATGTGAGGTGGTATCTAGGTACATTTGTTCCATCACCTAGGTCGTCCTTCCTACGGTTCGTAAGGACTGCGGCTGGGCGGATAAGGACATAGTAATCCCCGGGCCCGATAGtgatattactactcatgtggaggggtatctgagtgtttacacttatctctTCACACTAGGCCCGGTGGATCCGGATATTCTGGACTTCTGCAGGAGGTATGAAGTATGCTTCGATTTGATCTACCCATCGTggtggaggatcgtaatcctcctccgattctttgtgaacaaaattgaCTTCTGCttgttcaccatcgatcatctactccgCATGTACAGTCCCTGAATCTTTCGGGGGGACTGATAAAACTCGTACGCTGGGCTAGCAAAGCCCCATTTCAAACATCGATGAGGACTGGGATCGGGGCTGGCAGGGACGCTTTGTCCGGGTGAGGACCGCAAACTTGATCCCTGTCGAGTTTAAGCCATTCTCCGAGAAGTGGAATGTATCACATAAgtataaatttattttaaatgtctATTTTATGTTTTATCTCCCCTTTTCTCATCGATATTTGTTGTGGTGCAGCCCTTGCTCGAGTCCCAAACGCCATTCCttggctcaaggagtggatcgagggcattTGCTCGCAGATGCCTTATTCTGAGCGCTCGTGGCATGAAATCTCGAAGGGCCGCTGGGAGGTCCGTTCCCACGGTAAGATTTCTTTCCCGAATAAGTAACACTAGGCTCCCATTTTCAGCACCATGTTCTCATTCCCTCTCTTTTCCTTTTGCAGGATTGCCTAAGACCATTGAGCTTACGCCTTTATTAGGGGGCGAAGACCTGTCCGTCGATCCTTCCGCTTCGGGGCAACCCAGGGCCGCAGCACGAAAGAAGAAGAGAATGATGGCTCCAAGTTCTCCGAgttcaaaa
This sequence is a window from Nicotiana tomentosiformis chromosome 5, ASM39032v3, whole genome shotgun sequence. Protein-coding genes within it:
- the LOC104090937 gene encoding diacylglycerol kinase 2 encodes the protein MVDISVSLLRLLNSWYYFGSYIFAWLVTGSLGLLAVIYVFLKWQRKTSLNWVKAAAVAKKQVWEKLKVPLSHHTWIEDFAYGVQPSTCSVCLTSLVSPHTLGTKAASRFPVHRCAICGVAAHFRCSQFAAKDCKCVAQAGLSHVRHHWSERWTDLDENPEMSAFCFYCDEPCGVPFLDASPTWYCLWCQRLIHVKCHAKMSEESGDICDLGPLRRLILSPLYVKDVEAETKDGAILSSLADKMNTNGHIRRKRHRNKHGNDLINGKAQGSCAAKRALEYVIRSLVALKLSNNEKNNGYSIKCNKLGGRKGSQNGLAWNKQESRILGRSKKYALVDLPHDARPLLVFINTKSGAQNGPALRRRLNMLLNPVQVFELGQSQGPEAGLELFSNLQYFRVLVCGGDGTVAWVLDAIERHNFESPPPVAVLPLGTGNDLSRVLQWGGGFAMVEGQGGLRPFLHDLNHAAVTMLDRWKVNITEEKSAHDTPKVQSKFMLNYLGIGCDAKVAYEFHMNREENPEKFNSQFVNKLRYAKEGARDIMGRTCADLPWQVWLEVDGKDVEIPKDTEGLIVLNIGSYMGGVDLWQNDFEHDDDFNDQSMHDKVLEVVSVSGAWHLGKLQVGLSQARRLAQGGTVKIHASSPFPVQIDGEPFIQQPGCLEITHHEQMFMLKKASGSNGPRGHAAAIMTEVLVDAECKDLITAAQKKVLLQQIALQLS